In a genomic window of Magnolia sinica isolate HGM2019 chromosome 14, MsV1, whole genome shotgun sequence:
- the LOC131224932 gene encoding DNA topoisomerase 2-like: protein MQVLGWPCSVSVRSLICSSCSVSVRSLICSFDVRGVIKKYDSPEQILKEFFHLRLEFYVKRKKVMLDNLEIKLLRLSNKVRFIIGVVEGEIIVSNRKRADLVLELQQKGFTPFPKTKGVDTNEAMETEENEETPEVGIVVRASDYEYLLSMPIGSCC from the exons ATGCAAGTCTTGGGATGGCCATGTTcagtctcggtaagatcattgatatgctcatcatgttcagtctcggtaagatcattgatatgctcattCGACGTGAGGGGTGTCATCAAGAAATATGACAGTCCCGAACAAA TTCTTAAAGAATTCTTTCATTTAAGACTTGAGTTCTATGTAAAGAGAAAG AAAGTAATGTTGGATAATCTTGAAATAAAGCTGTTGAGATTGTCTAACAAAGTCAGATTCATCATTGGGGTGGTAGAAGGAGAGATTATTGTGAGTAACAGGAAGAGAGCAGATCTGGTCCTCGAGTTGCAGCAGAAGGGTTTCACACCGTTCCCTAAAACCAAAGGCGTTGATACCAACGAGGCAATGGaaacagaagaaaatgaagagacacCGGAGGTGGGAATAGTTGTAAGAGCAAGTGATTATGAGTATTTACTGTCGATGCCGATTGGATCTTGttgttaa